The candidate division Zixibacteria bacterium HGW-Zixibacteria-1 DNA segment TTGGCCTTGCGCAATTCCTTATCGGTGAATCCATTCTGCTTGACATCTTTCAGGATACCGACAATGGATTGTTCCACCGTGTCGATATTGGTCGGATCGAGCGTTGACATGGACAAAAGAGTACCTTCGTATTTCGAGGTGTAGAACGAGAAACCGGTGGAATACACCAGGCCGTCTTCATCCTTTAACTTTTTCCAGAGGCGGCTCGATTCGCCATTGCCCAAAATGGTGGCCATCAGGTCGAGTGAATACTGATCGGGGCTGTCGGACTTGGGCCCGATTGACATCATCACCAGGTATGCCTGATTAATATCTTTCGGGATCTCAATTTCGGTGACCTTGTCGTGTTTGGGCGGCAGGGCGTAATTATCCATGACGACATCACCCTTGGGAATGTCACCGAAATATTTGTTGACAAGATTCATGGTTTCCTGAGTGTCGACATCGCCGACAATGACCATGGTCATATTATTAGGTGCGTAGTAGCGCTTGTAATAGGCATATACCGAATCGCGGGGAATGCTGCTGATATTTTCCTTGGTGCCGAGAACATTTTTGGAATAAGGATGATTCCCATAGAGGGTTTTTAAGGAAGCCCGGTATGCCTTGGCGCCGGGGTTATCTTCGGAGATGTTGATTTCTTCCAGCACTGCCTGACGCTCTTTGTTCATGGCATCTTTCGGAAAATTCGAACGAAAGAGCATGTCGGAGTGAATTTTAAGAGCGAAATCGAGATTTTCTTTGGGCAGGGTAATGACGAAATCGGTCCAGTCGGATGAGGTGTAGCCGTTGAAGTAGGCTCCATGCTGTTTCATGGCATCGCCGACTTCCTCGCCCGTCATGTTGTCGGTTCCGCGAAAGAGAATGAGATGTTCCAGCAGATGGGTGGCGCCATCGAAATAATCGGATTCGTTTTTGGCGCCGGCTTTGACGGTAGTTGAGATATTGACCTGCGGAACCTGATGGTTTTCCAGAATCATCACTTTCAGGCCGTTATCCAGCTGGGTAATGTGCCAATCGGCGGCTATGCCGGGACCGGCCAGCAGCAGAAGAGGCAGAATCAAAAATAAGAAAAGACGCATAATTAAACTCCGGGATTTATTTATAGTTGGTTTTCATTTTCATATCGCAATTAATTCTCATTGCTCTTTTTATCGCAAGCATAATTATAGAATCTGCATTTTGGATTACACGAAAATATGGGTAAAATGTTTTTAATAAGATAAAATATAAATCCCGGCCCCGAACAAAGGGGCCGGGATAAAGAGCTTAAAATGACCAGTTAACAAATGGGAAAACCGGGAACTGGCCGCCCTGCTTGATTATATTGACCAGTCCGATCTGGAGTCCTTTCATACTTCCGGCATAATTGACAAAGCCAAGCTGAAAACCGTTGGCGTAATGGGCATAATTGACCAAGCCCCATTGGAAGCCTTCGAAATTTCCCTTCACCACATTGACAGCGGTGTTTTGCCAGCCCATAAAATCGCTATCGGCCAGACCCACCAGGCCGAACTGCACACCCATGAACATCCCCGTGGTGGTATGATTGACCAGCCCCCAATCCAGCCCGGTTACGGCGACATTTCGGCCGTACAGCAGGTTAATTCGAATACCCGAAATTTTGGTGTCTTCCGGAAATATCTGGATAGGCGTAAACAGCGCCAGTTGAACCGGCTTGCTCTGGGCAAAAACCGAAGATGAAATGCAAACCAGGATAATTACTGCGAGCAAGACTGCGAAGTGACCTTTTCTTATCATTTTTTCCTCCTCCTATGAAATAAATCTGAGAATTTGTTAGATATCCTCTAATAAAGTAATATCAATATTTAACTAATTGCAAGGCAAATTTGACTATCCTTTGCAGGCCGGAACTCTCAGCAATTCGTTTCTCCATTGGTGCTTGCGGAGAGAGAAATGATTTTATAAACGGATTAAGCCCAAAGATTTCTTAATTCGCCCATACCTGATATGGCCGCCTCAACAATCGCGACCGGTATTCCGAAGTTCTGATTTATGGCCTCGGCGACTTCCCCGAACCCGTTCAACTCCCGGACATGCATCTCGCTTCCAATCAGATCGACCATGGTGAAATTGCGGATAGTCAGCATGCGGTTGGGGAAAAAGCGGGCCAGCACAATTGTATTTTGGAAAAGGGCGGTGCTGAGGTAGGAATTTTCGATGACCGGAATGAAATTTCCGATTTGTCTCCGTTACAGAACTTGACCACACTCTGGGCTCTTAGTCTAGGGAATAATAATGTCAGTGATTTGTCGCCCCTGGCCAATCTTGAGAATCTCGGGCAACTCTCTCTCGGATATAATCCGGTCAGTGATATCTCGCCGCTGGCGAATTTAAATCATCTTGACTGGCTGCGGCTTAATTCGACCCAGGTGACCAATTATTCCCCAATATATGGGCTTGAATCGCTGCGCGAACTTGATATCGCGAGTAACGGGCTTGCAGATATTACATTTATCACAAATTTTACTCAGGTGAAAGTACTGGTTATGAACAGTAATGGTGCCTTAAATCTTACTCCCCTGGCGTCCCTGACAGGATTGGAGAAATTATATTGTTCATTCAACCAGGTAAGCAACATATCGGCACTCTCCGCTCTGATAAATATCCAGGAATTGGATTTAAGGTTTAATCAAATTTCTGACATTCTGCCACTCGTCAACAATTCCGGTTTGGGTTCGGGAGAAATTGTATACCTACAAAATAACCTGCTGTCAACGCAGTCTATAGATGATTATATCCCGATTCTGGAATCAAGGGGAGTGACGGTGAATCATTAGAATTCCAGATACCATACAGAAATATAAAATCCGCGGTGCAACCGGCACCGCGGATTCTTTTTGTGCTCTCTTTTAGGATAATAAATTTCAGATATCTTCGTTCAGGTCGTCATTGTCGTCGTCATAATCATTGCCGCAATGACCGGGGCCGATTTCGCCCTCATTATAATCTTCGAAATGTCTCTTCCACTGCTGGACCATCTTTTGCTGGCTCTTGTCGAGCATATCCCAGTCGGTCCAGTCGTGCTCGGCCAGGAAGGCGTCGGCCTCATTAATCATTTCATTAATGTCCTCGGAATTAGCCATGTTGGCGATATTCAATTTAGCCGTCAGGAGATGAGCATAAAGTTTCGTTATACCGTTGCTAGGGTGACCGTAAGCATGCTGTGAAAGAATATCCACGGCGATCTGAGCATCGGTAACGGCAATGCTCTTGGCACCGCCGTCATCACCGAGCCATATCGGCAGCAATTTGCTGACTTCATCGGCCTGAGGGCCGAAACCGGCGTGATTCTTCCAATAACCCTTGCCATAGGTGCAGCCATCATAAGCATATACGATGGCATTAACATCGAGATTCTCTTCCCCCGGAAGCATGGTCATACACTCGGTCATGCCGCCCATCGGTGAACTAATCTGGTAGCCGAAAGGAGCGGTAAAGTCGATTTTATAATCACCCGCCATCAGCGAGTCAAACATATAGTGGCCGTTTTCATCGGTGACCATGGTTGCCAGAAGCGAGTCATCACAGTCATACAGGTTTACCGTGACATCCTCCAGACCATCCTCGCCTTCATCAAACATGCCGTTTCCATCGGTATCCATAAAGACCATACCACCGATTGAAACATAGCGGACGACTTTATCGAAGGCAAACATGATTAAAGTGTTGTGGGTCGAGTCTGCATCCGGAAGGCCGCCTACCATAAGCATCTCGGCGTCTCCATAGTTGGCCTCAATATCAGCCGAGAAAATATCAGCATCATCAAGGACATCCATATTCTCGCACATATCGCCTTCATGAACAGTATAGCAGATTTCGAGATATGGCATAAAATCGCCGGCCTCGCTGGAATTGATCATGGTCATAGCGGTATCTTCGCCGCCATATTGAAGATAGAAACCGAAATTTTCGTCAGATCCGTCAAACCACCTTTCGACCACTTCGGTCACATCCAGCGCATACCAGCCCGTGTCCGCAAACTGTATTAATCCGACCGTATCGGGATTATAGGCGCCGCCGAATGAATCCCAATTGACGGATGACTCATCCCAGGCAAATGTAATACTGTGGACCGTAACCGTATGCGCGGCGGTTTCGGTGACATGAATATACATTGTCGCGGAGTCGATTACGGCATCGGCCGGGATGGCTTTGACGGCCGCAGAGACGCTGAACCCGGTTGTACTCGGAGTAACCGGCGATTCGTTGTTGCTGCAGCCGAAAACCATAAACACGACCAGCAGGACAGCCGAAAGGATTCCAAATTGTTTGTAAATCATTTTAAGTTCCCCGTGTTTTATAGATTGTTTCCCAACAAATTATCGAAAGTACTATATTTATACGTAACATTCTAATCGACAGTTTGTTCAGCAGTACTTAAAATAAACTGTGTCAGTAGGTAATATTCAGGTTTTTTAATACCATATGTGAAAACTGCTGCAGATATTCGTTACAAATATTTTAATTCCCGAGCAATGGGCGCGACTCTTGCTTGCTGGAGAATCACTAATGATAAAGGCTATTAATAAATAAAAAGGGGGCTCTGGATTCACAAAAGTCAATTCATGGCATTGCAATCGGTGTGCCCTGATGAAAGATCATCTTCCATGCGCCGCCGACATTTTTCCAAATAGAGCTTCGCAGAGAATGCTTTGCGGGGACTTCATCATGACCGTGGAAAACGGCACGATAAGTGACCAGGGCACTGTCCGGCGCAAGTATTTTCATCCGGAAGTCCGAGATTGTTATCAATGGTGTCGTTTCGGTTGATAACTCCTCAATGATGGATTGTCTATCATGTATCCGGCCGGAACCCCCGATTTCAAAAAAGTCATCCGCAAGCAGCATGGCGACATCGACTGGGGAATGTCTGGTCTCCGGCTGCAGCAAGCGCTCTTCAAGCTGAAGCAGCATCTCATGCAGTGATTCCTCGGTATTCATACTTTCCTCAAAATATTAATATGAACGGCCGGGGACGAATTTCACATTATGATCATTCTCCCCTGATAATAAAATAATTCGGCTGTTCAGCAGAGTCAAGTTATAGTAGAAAGAAATTTTCATTGGCCGAACGATGACGGCCGTATATAAGGCTGAAAGGTCCGATATGGAAGATCTTGAATATTTAATGGAATGTGAGATTTTAGCAATAAGAGGAGCGAAGCATGAAACTGTTAATATGTATGGCATTAATCCTGTGTGTCGTGATACCGGCCAGGGGTGAGATTGTGACCAAAGCGGTGATCTACAAACATGGTGATGTGGAACTGGAGGGATTTCTGGCCTGGGATAATGCAAACAATGCCAAACGTCCCGGCATGCTGGTGGTGCATGAGTGGACCGGACTGAATGATTATGCAAAAATGCGATGCCGGCAACTGGCCGAGATGGGGTATGTCGCGTTCGCAGCGGACATGTACGGCAAGGGTATTCGTCCGCAGACGCGCGATGAAGCCGCAGCACAGGCGAGCATTTATCGAGGTGACCGGCAACTGATGCGCGACCGGGTGACGGCTGGGTTGAATGTACTTATGAACAATGAGCTTTGCGACAACAGTCGGATTGCCGCGATCGGCTATTGTTTTGGCGGTGGAACGGTACTTGAACTGGCCCGATCGGGGGCGGCGATTGCCGGCGTGGTCAGTTTTCATGGCAATCTCGACACTCCCGACCCGTCGGTTGCAAAAAATATAAAGTGTAAAGTGCTGGTCTGTCACGGCGCCGATGATCCTTATGTTCCGATGGAACAGATTACCGCGTTCTTCGACGAAATGCGTGCGGCCGGGGTGGATTACCAGTTTATCGCCTATTCCGGGACCGTGCATGCTTTCACCAACCCGGGTTCCGGTGATGATCCTTTGACAGGTGCGGCATATAACGCCGAAGCCGACCGCCGCTCCTGGGGTCATATGAAAATGTTTTTTGGTGAATTGTTCGAGTAAAATACCCGG contains these protein-coding regions:
- a CDS encoding dienelactone hydrolase, with amino-acid sequence MKLLICMALILCVVIPARGEIVTKAVIYKHGDVELEGFLAWDNANNAKRPGMLVVHEWTGLNDYAKMRCRQLAEMGYVAFAADMYGKGIRPQTRDEAAAQASIYRGDRQLMRDRVTAGLNVLMNNELCDNSRIAAIGYCFGGGTVLELARSGAAIAGVVSFHGNLDTPDPSVAKNIKCKVLVCHGADDPYVPMEQITAFFDEMRAAGVDYQFIAYSGTVHAFTNPGSGDDPLTGAAYNAEADRRSWGHMKMFFGELFE
- a CDS encoding DUF4440 domain-containing protein, which encodes MNTEESLHEMLLQLEERLLQPETRHSPVDVAMLLADDFFEIGGSGRIHDRQSIIEELSTETTPLITISDFRMKILAPDSALVTYRAVFHGHDEVPAKHSLRSSIWKNVGGAWKMIFHQGTPIAMP